From Pseudodesulfovibrio sp. JC047, one genomic window encodes:
- a CDS encoding MoxR family ATPase, which yields MNPRQIQSSLKTLIALQQPVFIWGAPGVGKSQIVAQVAREMKRELIDIRAVLLDPVDLRGLPSVKDGTAFWSPPSFLPTTGEGVLFLDELNAAPPLVQAACYQLVLDRKVGEYTLPDGWTVVAAGNRETDRAVTHRMPSALANRFVHLDFTVDVEMWLDWAHANNLCEEILAFIRFRPNLLHNFDPKQNEKAFPSPRSWEFAARILAAKPDPDVELSLLKGTVGPGAAVEFAGFSRIFRQLPDPDHVIDQPDTAVVPDEPATLYALCEVLAQKAGDATAESIVTYASRLPAEFGVLLVRDAVKQHRAVVETPAFTQWATANSDVLL from the coding sequence ATGAATCCTCGGCAGATACAATCATCTTTGAAAACGCTCATTGCGTTGCAACAGCCCGTGTTTATCTGGGGTGCGCCCGGCGTGGGAAAGAGTCAGATCGTGGCGCAGGTTGCCCGGGAAATGAAACGGGAATTGATCGATATACGGGCCGTATTGCTGGACCCTGTCGATCTTCGGGGATTGCCTTCGGTCAAGGATGGGACCGCCTTTTGGAGTCCGCCGTCCTTTTTGCCGACCACGGGAGAAGGCGTGTTGTTCCTCGACGAATTGAACGCGGCTCCGCCGTTGGTTCAGGCGGCCTGCTATCAATTGGTGTTGGATCGGAAGGTTGGGGAATATACGTTGCCGGACGGCTGGACGGTTGTCGCGGCTGGTAATCGGGAGACGGATCGGGCCGTGACGCATCGGATGCCGTCGGCGTTGGCGAACCGTTTTGTTCATCTGGATTTCACGGTCGATGTCGAGATGTGGCTGGACTGGGCTCATGCCAATAATTTGTGCGAAGAAATTCTTGCGTTTATCCGATTTCGACCGAATTTGTTGCATAACTTTGATCCCAAACAGAATGAAAAGGCGTTCCCCTCACCTCGATCATGGGAGTTCGCCGCCCGTATTCTCGCTGCGAAGCCGGACCCGGATGTTGAATTGAGTCTGCTGAAAGGGACGGTCGGGCCAGGCGCGGCGGTTGAATTTGCCGGATTTTCCCGGATATTCAGACAATTGCCCGACCCGGATCATGTCATCGATCAACCGGATACTGCGGTTGTCCCTGATGAACCCGCGACGTTGTATGCCTTGTGCGAAGTCCTGGCGCAGAAGGCGGGCGATGCAACCGCTGAAAGCATCGTTACGTATGCCTCCCGGTTGCCTGCCGAGTTCGGTGTGCTGCTCGTGCGGGATGCGGTGAAACAGCACCGGGCTGTCGTGGAGACTCCAGCCTTCACCCAATGGGCCACCGCCAACTCGGATGTCTTGTTGTAA
- a CDS encoding acyltransferase family protein: MQLYMSPLKRIPMLDTARFFGMILVYYGHIIERIMYLENPVAAAQYKFIYSFHMPFFFLLAGFTLDPDKMVVPIGKFFKKIAASRLVPYFFFTLLLLLASLIFPGHFVVVDLSNASGYLKGIIATLTGFPIFNIPLWFMACLVSVEILHFCVGRFLTSPFRIFAAIMGFYVGGYALTSTIQFIPGPNFWLVHEALVVYAFYLIGVFFRRNGILLGSQPRWRLLLATVVCAGIVCVTYDMNTGPFRFFNAVVIVLSSHGNMVLFPLTAVAGSLMILLLARSVGTNKYVMFMGENALILFCLNGVFYHFFNGPFAAWFVARFPGHWLAVTSAGILFTIVSLLCCIPCIIAFNTFFPQLVGKPRVQGPVLPRLIR; the protein is encoded by the coding sequence ATGCAGCTATACATGTCCCCGTTGAAACGAATTCCCATGCTCGACACAGCTCGGTTCTTCGGCATGATATTGGTTTATTACGGGCACATCATTGAACGGATAATGTATCTTGAGAATCCCGTTGCCGCTGCCCAGTACAAATTCATCTACTCCTTTCACATGCCTTTTTTCTTTCTTTTGGCCGGTTTCACCCTTGACCCGGACAAGATGGTGGTCCCCATCGGCAAGTTTTTCAAGAAAATAGCGGCATCCAGGCTGGTTCCCTACTTCTTTTTCACGCTGCTTCTGTTACTCGCAAGTTTGATTTTTCCTGGGCATTTCGTGGTCGTGGATCTTTCGAATGCATCAGGATATCTGAAAGGAATCATCGCGACGCTCACGGGATTTCCCATTTTCAACATTCCGCTCTGGTTCATGGCCTGTCTGGTTTCTGTCGAAATTCTGCACTTTTGCGTTGGGCGATTCCTCACGAGTCCGTTCAGGATTTTTGCCGCGATCATGGGGTTTTATGTGGGAGGCTATGCCTTGACCTCGACCATTCAGTTCATCCCCGGGCCGAATTTTTGGCTTGTTCACGAAGCCCTGGTTGTCTACGCATTTTACCTGATTGGTGTATTCTTTCGTCGAAATGGTATTTTACTTGGTAGTCAACCTCGGTGGCGGCTGCTTCTCGCGACCGTTGTTTGTGCGGGGATTGTTTGTGTGACCTACGACATGAACACTGGGCCATTTCGTTTTTTCAACGCTGTGGTCATTGTGTTGTCCAGCCATGGAAACATGGTTCTTTTCCCCCTGACAGCCGTGGCCGGGAGTTTGATGATACTCCTTTTGGCCCGGAGTGTCGGAACCAACAAATATGTCATGTTCATGGGGGAGAATGCGCTGATTCTCTTTTGCCTGAATGGTGTATTCTATCACTTTTTCAACGGGCCGTTTGCCGCATGGTTCGTTGCCCGATTCCCGGGGCATTGGTTGGCCGTCACTAGTGCCGGAATCCTTTTTACCATCGTCAGCCTCTTGTGTTGCATCCCTTGTATCATTGCGTTCAATACCTTCTTTCCTCAACTCGTCGGCAAGCCCCGTGTGCAAGGTCCTGTGCTGCCTCGGTTGATACGATAA
- a CDS encoding DUF1987 domain-containing protein, translating to MTKYSIQATNSSPSINFDPDDMSFEIKGESYPENCWAFYDPMFRWLEQFFSVTREERVEINMEILYFNSSSSKTFMDFFEMLDTHAENGRNIVVNWRYHEENESAMECGEEFMGDVEQIKFNLVELTDIRESE from the coding sequence ATGACAAAATACAGCATTCAGGCGACCAATTCCTCACCGTCTATCAATTTTGACCCCGATGATATGTCCTTTGAAATCAAGGGAGAGTCCTACCCGGAAAATTGCTGGGCCTTTTATGATCCCATGTTCAGGTGGTTGGAACAATTCTTTTCCGTGACCCGTGAGGAACGGGTGGAGATCAATATGGAGATTCTCTATTTCAATTCATCCTCGTCCAAAACATTCATGGATTTTTTCGAGATGCTCGATACCCATGCGGAAAATGGCCGGAATATCGTGGTGAACTGGCGATACCATGAAGAAAATGAGTCGGCCATGGAGTGCGGTGAAGAGTTCATGGGCGATGTGGAACAGATCAAATTCAACCTTGTCGAATTGACAGATATCAGGGAGTCGGAATGA
- a CDS encoding PP2C family protein-serine/threonine phosphatase: MNFLTGLLNGLLHWSVERKMLAMLFFPVVVSPLAIFIILQSRGIGFTTNFLVALVVLSIILLVPFAKWMSHVIALQNIKQLNEQCQMLKQGNYNQVQLPDADVDGHDFLELKRNMHWMSNAIAMREQKLQRAMADLAQAQRQLGESLDCASVIQTSFLPNMVDLYDYIPDHFLVWEQRDTVGGDAYWLKPTDQGFFVGVIDCTGHGVPGAFMTLIVTSLLDKASADGTSSPATILGRMNRLIKDALGQNDRDSRSDDGMDCVLCHVADDGGSIIFSGANSPLYVVDDSGVACLKGDRCGLGYVRSSREFVFTDVAVPLSDSTRVYLTSDGFVDQVGGTRKFPFGRRRFMAFLEEQRGSPIATQGVELMHRLKEYQGDEVRRDDVTLLGFDVKGGK, from the coding sequence ATGAATTTTTTGACAGGGCTACTCAATGGGCTTTTGCATTGGAGCGTTGAGCGAAAGATGCTGGCCATGCTTTTTTTCCCGGTGGTTGTTTCACCTCTGGCCATCTTTATTATCCTGCAATCACGGGGTATTGGATTCACCACGAATTTTTTGGTGGCGTTGGTGGTTTTGTCCATCATTTTGCTGGTGCCCTTTGCAAAGTGGATGAGTCATGTGATTGCCCTGCAAAATATCAAGCAGCTCAATGAACAGTGCCAGATGCTTAAACAGGGAAATTACAATCAGGTGCAACTGCCGGATGCCGACGTGGATGGGCACGATTTCCTGGAGTTGAAGCGAAACATGCACTGGATGAGCAACGCCATCGCCATGCGTGAGCAGAAGTTGCAAAGGGCCATGGCCGATCTTGCTCAGGCACAGCGACAGCTTGGTGAGAGTCTGGATTGCGCCAGTGTCATTCAGACGTCCTTTCTCCCCAACATGGTCGATTTGTATGATTATATTCCCGATCATTTTCTTGTGTGGGAACAACGAGACACTGTGGGGGGCGATGCCTATTGGCTCAAACCGACCGATCAGGGGTTTTTTGTCGGTGTCATCGATTGTACCGGGCATGGGGTTCCCGGAGCATTCATGACATTGATTGTGACATCGCTTTTGGACAAGGCCTCGGCGGACGGGACATCGAGCCCTGCCACGATTCTTGGCCGGATGAATCGGCTTATCAAGGACGCGCTCGGGCAGAACGATCGGGATTCCAGATCGGATGACGGTATGGATTGCGTCTTGTGCCATGTGGCGGATGATGGCGGGAGCATAATTTTTTCCGGGGCGAATTCACCCTTGTATGTGGTGGATGACTCCGGTGTTGCGTGTCTCAAGGGAGACCGATGCGGATTGGGCTATGTCCGTTCGTCTCGTGAATTTGTTTTTACGGATGTAGCGGTCCCGCTCTCGGATTCGACCCGGGTATACCTGACGTCGGATGGATTTGTGGATCAGGTTGGCGGAACACGAAAATTTCCCTTTGGGCGGCGGCGTTTCATGGCGTTTCTGGAAGAACAACGAGGGTCTCCCATTGCAACGCAGGGCGTGGAACTCATGCACAGACTCAAAGAGTATCAAGGCGATGAAGTACGTCGGGATGACGTGACGCTTCTGGGGTTTGACGTGAAAGGAGGAAAATAG
- the glpK gene encoding glycerol kinase GlpK, protein MAQYIGAVDSGTTSSRFIIFDERGRIVGLDQKEHRQIDPKPGWVEHDPMEIWINTQEVIRGALTKSGLKGSDLAAIGITNQRETTVVWDRATGKPFYNAIVWQCTRTHRICKELMVDGGQDRFREKTGLPIATYFSGPKIKWILDTVPEARIAAEKGDAMFGTIETWIIWWLTGGPKGGAHVTDVTNASRTMLMDLKTLEWDMDIIRAMDIPAEGLARIVPSSDEDTWGPTSEDGPLGARVPVCGAVGDQQAALVGQTCFAPGQAKNTYGTGCFLLMHTGHKPIQSSHGLITTLAYQFSGRKPSYCLEGSIAIAGALVQWLRDNLRMFDSAPEVEALAKKVEDTGGMYIVPAFSGLYAPYWRPDARGVMVGLTRYINRNHIARAVLEATAYQTMDIVEAMNKDSGVELQTLKADGGMVFNELLMQFQSDILNVPVVRPKVAETTCLGAAYAAGIAVGFWSGREELSNNWEEDRTWQPNMAEHDRAEGYNGWKKAVERTYDWVD, encoded by the coding sequence ATGGCACAGTATATTGGAGCTGTTGATTCCGGAACCACGAGCAGTCGATTCATCATTTTTGACGAGCGGGGCCGTATTGTCGGGCTGGACCAGAAGGAGCATCGGCAGATTGATCCAAAGCCTGGATGGGTCGAACATGATCCCATGGAAATCTGGATCAATACCCAGGAGGTCATCAGGGGGGCGTTGACCAAATCCGGTCTCAAAGGGTCTGATTTGGCAGCCATCGGCATTACCAATCAGCGTGAAACCACGGTTGTCTGGGATCGAGCCACGGGCAAGCCTTTTTACAATGCCATTGTCTGGCAATGCACCCGAACGCATCGGATATGCAAGGAACTCATGGTCGACGGCGGTCAGGATCGGTTTCGAGAAAAAACCGGATTGCCTATTGCCACCTATTTTTCCGGTCCGAAAATCAAGTGGATTCTGGATACTGTTCCCGAAGCGCGAATCGCCGCCGAAAAAGGAGATGCCATGTTCGGAACCATCGAAACATGGATCATCTGGTGGCTGACTGGTGGGCCAAAAGGAGGTGCTCATGTCACGGATGTGACCAATGCGAGCCGCACGATGCTCATGGATTTGAAGACGCTCGAATGGGATATGGATATCATTCGAGCCATGGATATCCCTGCCGAAGGCCTTGCCCGTATTGTCCCCTCATCTGATGAAGATACATGGGGACCGACATCGGAAGACGGTCCTTTGGGTGCCCGTGTGCCTGTTTGCGGGGCGGTGGGGGATCAACAGGCCGCCTTGGTCGGGCAGACGTGTTTTGCGCCTGGTCAGGCCAAGAATACGTATGGAACCGGGTGCTTTTTGCTCATGCACACCGGGCACAAGCCCATTCAATCTTCTCACGGCTTGATTACCACGCTCGCCTATCAGTTCAGTGGCCGCAAACCGTCCTATTGTCTGGAAGGCTCCATCGCCATTGCCGGGGCCTTGGTTCAATGGCTTCGGGACAACCTGCGCATGTTCGATTCCGCGCCGGAAGTCGAAGCACTGGCCAAAAAGGTCGAGGACACCGGCGGCATGTACATTGTCCCGGCATTCTCCGGCTTGTACGCGCCGTATTGGCGACCGGACGCCCGAGGGGTCATGGTTGGTCTGACCCGATATATCAACCGGAATCATATTGCTCGTGCCGTGCTCGAAGCCACAGCCTATCAGACCATGGATATTGTGGAGGCCATGAACAAGGATTCCGGTGTCGAGTTGCAAACACTCAAGGCGGACGGGGGCATGGTGTTCAACGAGCTGCTCATGCAATTTCAATCCGATATACTCAATGTCCCGGTTGTGCGGCCCAAGGTGGCTGAAACAACCTGCCTTGGCGCGGCCTATGCCGCAGGTATCGCCGTGGGATTCTGGTCCGGGCGGGAAGAGTTGTCCAACAATTGGGAAGAAGATCGGACCTGGCAACCCAACATGGCCGAACACGACCGGGCCGAAGGCTACAACGGATGGAAAAAGGCTGTCGAACGCACCTATGATTGGGTTGATTAG
- a CDS encoding SiaB family protein kinase produces MRTNLFKYYDEMKQDGVFLYFNGPVSQRVVEGLADSMRSKMRAEEAGMGVMQRVFSILVEQMQNIVRYSSDRHVDSTDSGGEMAHGQVVVGREMDGSFFVACGNKVSAKDCATLTASLQVLRSMNKDELKAYYRERRKSGECVTDKGAGLGLVEMARKAFRPMDFDIVPVDGGTSFFSMKVVIQ; encoded by the coding sequence ATGAGAACAAATTTGTTTAAATATTACGACGAAATGAAACAGGATGGTGTGTTTTTGTATTTTAATGGTCCCGTGTCTCAGCGGGTGGTGGAAGGGCTTGCCGATTCCATGCGTTCCAAAATGCGGGCCGAGGAAGCTGGCATGGGGGTTATGCAACGGGTCTTTTCCATATTGGTCGAGCAGATGCAGAATATTGTCCGATATTCGTCGGACCGGCATGTGGATTCGACGGACTCTGGTGGCGAGATGGCCCATGGGCAAGTGGTTGTCGGGCGAGAAATGGACGGGTCCTTTTTTGTGGCGTGTGGAAACAAGGTCTCGGCCAAGGATTGCGCAACGCTGACCGCATCGCTTCAGGTGTTGCGTTCGATGAATAAGGACGAATTGAAGGCGTATTATCGAGAACGGCGAAAAAGCGGAGAGTGCGTGACCGATAAGGGCGCGGGACTCGGGCTGGTCGAAATGGCCCGCAAGGCGTTTCGTCCCATGGATTTCGATATTGTTCCAGTCGATGGCGGGACGTCGTTTTTCTCCATGAAAGTGGTGATCCAATAG
- a CDS encoding CoB--CoM heterodisulfide reductase iron-sulfur subunit B family protein: protein MKYAYFPGCKIPHHLPEYGQSVQAMCAALDIELIPLEFSCCGWPMRHENELASIYAAVRNFVIANDAGLPIFTPCKCCFGHLKYAESRLAENADIAAQVRELLARDGLSFSRETAIFHMLTVLDEQVGAENLRKRAAKPLTGVKVACHYGCHALRPGNVTNFDDPLAPTVFERLMQAIGADTLDWDLRLECCGYPLRGRDNTISEALMRKKLAGAAASGADVLATACTYCQLQFDRERDALPAGDSARMAPPAVLVSQLVGVALGLDKRELGLDGNHIPWEWSGF, encoded by the coding sequence GTGAAGTACGCCTATTTCCCGGGATGCAAGATCCCGCATCATCTGCCCGAATACGGCCAGTCTGTTCAGGCCATGTGCGCGGCTTTGGATATTGAGTTGATCCCGTTGGAGTTTTCTTGTTGCGGGTGGCCCATGCGGCATGAAAACGAGCTGGCCTCCATCTATGCCGCCGTTCGAAATTTCGTGATCGCCAACGATGCCGGGCTGCCGATTTTCACCCCGTGCAAATGTTGTTTCGGTCATCTGAAATATGCCGAATCACGGTTGGCGGAAAATGCGGATATCGCCGCTCAAGTCCGTGAACTGCTGGCTCGTGACGGTCTGTCATTTTCCCGTGAAACAGCCATTTTTCATATGTTGACCGTTCTTGATGAACAGGTCGGGGCCGAGAACCTCCGAAAACGGGCCGCAAAACCACTCACCGGAGTGAAGGTGGCATGTCATTACGGCTGTCATGCACTCCGTCCGGGGAACGTCACGAATTTTGACGATCCCCTGGCCCCGACCGTGTTCGAACGGCTGATGCAGGCCATTGGCGCGGACACGCTTGATTGGGATTTGCGGCTGGAATGTTGCGGATACCCGTTGCGTGGCAGGGACAATACCATTTCCGAAGCTCTGATGCGCAAGAAGCTCGCCGGAGCTGCTGCCTCTGGAGCGGATGTCCTGGCCACGGCTTGCACCTATTGCCAATTGCAATTCGACAGGGAGCGGGATGCGCTTCCCGCTGGCGATTCGGCGCGCATGGCTCCGCCTGCCGTGCTGGTCAGTCAACTGGTCGGCGTGGCGCTTGGGTTGGACAAGCGGGAACTCGGTCTGGATGGAAATCATATCCCTTGGGAGTGGTCGGGTTTTTAG
- a CDS encoding (Fe-S)-binding protein: MNNRPNQYKKELAFLDTYDFSNCLVCGVCANGCPTTGAPAQQGWDARKVMRLLANGLVDEVVASDFPWLCTGCGRCTATCPGGIDITAIMGHLKSLRPREDVPGSLHKGMVNNLETGNNLGISKTDYLEGMAELGEELAEELPGFFVPVDKHGADILFFPNSKEVYGDFEDQYWWWKIFYAARENWTVPSENWEAVDWALFTGNETANTELARRKITFMQQHDIKSLIMPDCGGGSYGFRKGMTKLVAEDPANAVDFMYLYDYLMDRIKSGRLTLDPSVHAGKTFTFHDSCKHGRELERNFGTGYFDEPRWIVQQCVDDFVELTPNREKNYCCGAGGGMWPMPFEEQSAWHARYKYEQIKNSGADVVVVGCSNCRDQIMKRIPKFFDGYQFEVKYLWQLVAEALVIEPWPEHMAQLAQKSATAQWEELGIHLD; the protein is encoded by the coding sequence ATGAATAACAGACCTAATCAGTATAAAAAAGAACTCGCTTTCCTCGACACATACGATTTTTCCAATTGTCTTGTCTGCGGGGTGTGCGCCAATGGGTGTCCGACCACCGGGGCACCGGCCCAGCAAGGATGGGATGCCAGAAAGGTCATGCGATTGCTCGCCAACGGGCTGGTCGATGAAGTGGTTGCGTCCGACTTTCCATGGTTGTGTACGGGATGTGGTCGATGCACCGCCACCTGTCCCGGCGGAATCGACATCACGGCGATCATGGGACATTTGAAGAGTCTCCGCCCACGCGAGGATGTTCCCGGGTCCCTGCACAAAGGCATGGTCAACAACCTCGAAACCGGCAACAATCTGGGAATTTCAAAAACAGATTATCTTGAAGGCATGGCCGAACTCGGCGAAGAATTGGCCGAAGAACTGCCCGGTTTTTTCGTCCCGGTGGACAAGCACGGGGCCGATATCCTCTTTTTTCCGAATTCCAAGGAAGTCTACGGCGACTTCGAAGATCAGTATTGGTGGTGGAAAATATTCTACGCGGCCAGGGAAAACTGGACCGTGCCTTCGGAGAACTGGGAAGCGGTTGACTGGGCACTCTTCACCGGCAACGAGACCGCCAATACGGAACTCGCCCGGCGCAAGATAACCTTCATGCAGCAGCACGACATCAAATCGCTCATCATGCCCGACTGCGGCGGCGGATCATACGGCTTTCGCAAAGGCATGACCAAACTCGTTGCGGAAGATCCGGCCAATGCCGTCGATTTCATGTACCTCTATGATTATCTCATGGATCGCATCAAATCGGGCAGGCTCACGCTCGATCCGTCTGTCCATGCCGGAAAGACCTTCACCTTTCACGACTCCTGCAAGCATGGCCGCGAACTCGAACGCAATTTCGGCACGGGCTATTTCGACGAACCCCGCTGGATCGTGCAGCAGTGTGTTGATGACTTTGTTGAACTGACACCCAACCGCGAAAAAAACTATTGCTGCGGCGCAGGCGGTGGCATGTGGCCCATGCCCTTTGAAGAACAATCCGCATGGCATGCCCGATACAAATATGAACAAATCAAGAACAGTGGCGCGGATGTCGTCGTGGTCGGTTGCTCCAATTGCCGCGACCAGATCATGAAACGCATCCCCAAATTCTTCGACGGCTATCAATTCGAAGTCAAATACCTCTGGCAACTCGTGGCCGAAGCTCTCGTCATCGAACCATGGCCGGAACACATGGCCCAACTCGCCCAAAAAAGTGCCACAGCCCAATGGGAAGAATTGGGAATACATTTGGATTGA
- a CDS encoding 4Fe-4S dicluster domain-containing protein, with translation MTFFDIGLSVALVICVAGVGFRVARWRGKWASPESSSASQWCFGVASLKALVLDVLLLARTGRTSAFRWLAHALVFFGFMGLLLFHALDETVTAFFFPAYESTLDPWQFLRNLLGLMTLVGLALMAFRRLWEKRLRDLTRFQDWAALLVIGGIILSGFFLEASKIISPAVFDRMVEAYFIPETDRDVTALKAFWSHEYGVVFSVPYPSDAETLGFGASLNEDSCVDCHADTGTAFVSRSLATALGPVAFAMNTSRADQVFWYLHVLCCFVALAAIPFGKFFHPVTTPVNLVVRQGRRDDPEDMLPSDGGRGMGMDACTRCGECSVHCSVAPAFSVLGNAMILPSEKLMALRQIHAGASLSEATLTAFSEGSRLCTECLRCTEICPAGINLQDLWIASKAQLVSQAPSPNDLMRNKTPSQRARVFDDLCASSVVPAVTGLADDSTSYWACVQCTTCTSVCPVVAVSENPSGDLDLLPQQIMNLLRMGLKEETLGARMVWSCTTCYKCQEHCPQNIRVADVLYELRNTVAARIRDGGVRCSKKGESQ, from the coding sequence ATGACATTTTTTGATATCGGCCTGAGCGTGGCACTGGTCATCTGTGTGGCTGGGGTGGGATTTCGCGTGGCTCGATGGCGCGGGAAATGGGCTTCTCCCGAATCGTCCTCCGCGTCCCAATGGTGTTTTGGTGTGGCCAGTCTTAAGGCGTTGGTGCTTGATGTCCTCCTGCTTGCCCGGACCGGGCGGACCAGTGCTTTCCGGTGGTTGGCACACGCACTCGTTTTTTTCGGATTCATGGGCTTGCTGCTGTTTCACGCCCTGGATGAGACGGTGACGGCATTCTTTTTCCCAGCGTATGAATCCACGCTTGATCCATGGCAATTTCTCCGCAACCTTTTGGGACTCATGACGCTTGTCGGGCTTGCGCTCATGGCCTTTCGTCGGCTGTGGGAAAAACGGCTTCGCGACCTGACACGATTTCAGGATTGGGCCGCGTTGTTGGTGATTGGGGGCATCATCCTGTCCGGCTTTTTTCTGGAAGCGTCGAAAATTATTTCCCCGGCCGTGTTTGATCGCATGGTCGAAGCGTATTTCATCCCGGAAACAGACCGGGACGTCACGGCACTGAAGGCGTTTTGGTCCCATGAATATGGTGTGGTCTTTTCGGTGCCGTATCCCTCAGATGCCGAAACGCTTGGCTTTGGGGCGAGCCTCAATGAAGACAGTTGTGTCGATTGTCATGCCGACACGGGCACCGCCTTTGTTTCCCGTTCGCTGGCCACGGCCCTTGGCCCTGTCGCGTTTGCCATGAATACGAGCAGGGCGGATCAGGTCTTTTGGTATCTCCATGTCCTGTGCTGTTTTGTGGCTCTGGCGGCCATTCCATTTGGCAAGTTCTTTCATCCTGTGACAACGCCGGTCAATCTCGTGGTCCGTCAGGGACGACGAGATGATCCCGAAGACATGCTGCCGTCGGATGGGGGGCGGGGCATGGGAATGGATGCCTGTACCCGGTGCGGCGAATGTAGTGTGCATTGCAGCGTTGCCCCGGCCTTTTCGGTCTTGGGAAATGCCATGATTCTTCCTTCGGAAAAACTGATGGCCCTCCGACAGATACATGCAGGGGCTTCCTTGTCCGAGGCGACTTTGACCGCGTTTTCTGAGGGAAGTCGTCTGTGTACTGAATGTCTGCGCTGTACGGAGATCTGTCCGGCAGGGATCAATCTTCAGGATTTGTGGATCGCGTCCAAGGCCCAGCTCGTTTCGCAAGCACCGAGTCCCAACGATTTGATGCGCAACAAGACTCCGTCACAACGGGCCAGAGTTTTTGACGATTTGTGTGCGTCATCAGTGGTTCCTGCGGTGACGGGATTGGCGGATGATTCCACATCGTATTGGGCGTGTGTGCAATGTACCACCTGTACCAGCGTGTGCCCGGTGGTGGCGGTCAGTGAAAATCCGTCAGGCGATCTTGATCTGTTGCCACAGCAGATCATGAATTTGCTCCGTATGGGACTCAAGGAAGAAACGCTTGGCGCGCGCATGGTGTGGAGTTGTACCACCTGCTACAAATGTCAGGAACATTGTCCGCAGAACATTCGCGTGGCCGATGTGTTGTACGAGCTGCGTAATACGGTCGCGGCCCGAATCAGGGACGGTGGTGTCCGGTGCTCGAAAAAGGGAGAATCCCAGTGA
- a CDS encoding sensor domain-containing diguanylate cyclase: MKKEVFQKEKHVLSQAEASLAASQREGLPIAPAFVALVKGYDRLLRQSQRLVTMGDRMQQSLTVLNRDLEASEVKYRGIFENVTEGVYRCDAQGAFIEVNPALSGMFGFAEPAVFLDAIGTIRELFCHEADFSRYTAQLESGNVRHLEVKACGPDGVSLWAEFSASRVCDTACDANCNGIVGIVADVTERKTMTEEMCRLARTDSLTGLWNRGYFMELATREIARSKRGKLSLSLLIIDADYFKGINDAYGHDVGDKVLVALSGALLDSVREVDVVGRFGGEEFVVLLPDAARNDACCVAERILEGVRQVVVDAGGVQVSVAVSIGLASLESGEETLDGLLKFADIALYAAKKNGRDRAEVYHRSGCVCAGQAAVSDTEYQDVGQ, encoded by the coding sequence ATGAAAAAAGAAGTATTTCAAAAAGAGAAGCACGTGCTTTCACAGGCTGAAGCGTCGCTTGCGGCAAGCCAACGGGAGGGGCTGCCGATTGCTCCTGCGTTTGTGGCTTTGGTCAAGGGATATGATCGCCTTTTGCGGCAAAGCCAGCGGCTTGTCACCATGGGCGATCGGATGCAGCAGTCGCTTACCGTATTGAATCGGGATCTTGAAGCCAGTGAGGTCAAGTACCGAGGGATTTTTGAAAATGTGACGGAAGGCGTCTACCGATGCGATGCCCAAGGGGCGTTTATCGAAGTGAATCCGGCCTTGAGCGGGATGTTTGGCTTTGCGGAACCGGCCGTGTTTCTTGATGCGATCGGAACCATTCGGGAATTGTTTTGCCATGAGGCGGATTTTTCCCGGTACACAGCGCAGCTGGAGTCGGGGAATGTGCGGCATCTGGAAGTCAAGGCCTGTGGTCCCGACGGCGTGAGTCTGTGGGCGGAGTTCAGTGCCAGTCGCGTGTGCGATACCGCATGTGATGCGAATTGCAATGGAATTGTGGGGATTGTCGCGGATGTGACTGAGCGCAAGACCATGACCGAGGAGATGTGTCGCCTTGCTCGGACCGACAGTCTGACCGGATTGTGGAATCGGGGATATTTCATGGAATTGGCCACTCGGGAAATTGCTCGCAGCAAGAGGGGAAAGTTGTCGTTGTCCCTGCTGATTATCGACGCGGATTATTTCAAGGGGATCAATGATGCGTATGGGCATGATGTTGGGGACAAGGTCCTGGTGGCCTTGAGCGGTGCGCTGCTTGATTCCGTCAGGGAAGTGGATGTCGTCGGTCGGTTTGGTGGCGAAGAATTCGTGGTATTGTTGCCGGATGCGGCGAGAAACGATGCCTGTTGTGTGGCAGAGCGCATTTTGGAAGGCGTTCGGCAGGTTGTTGTCGATGCCGGAGGGGTACAGGTATCGGTGGCTGTCAGCATCGGATTGGCATCGCTGGAGAGTGGGGAAGAGACCTTGGATGGACTGCTCAAGTTTGCCGACATTGCCTTGTATGCAGCCAAGAAAAATGGTCGGGACAGGGCTGAAGTCTATCATCGATCGGGTTGCGTGTGCGCCGGGCAGGCGGCTGTTTCCGACACAGAATATCAGGACGTGGGGCAATGA